In Chlorocebus sabaeus isolate Y175 chromosome 9, mChlSab1.0.hap1, whole genome shotgun sequence, the genomic stretch GATAAGGTCTATGAGGAGTGAAGCTGGGTTAAGGGGGCTGGAGAATAGGGGTGTGACACTGTGTCATACAGGGCCATCAGGGAAGGCCTGACTGGCAGAGccctggaggaggtgaggaaCAAGCAGTGGGCGTCTGGGTGGGCCGACTCCTGGTCTTTGCTTACCTGTGTTACCTGCAGTGTTTTTGATTCTGTAGGTGCATGGTACTCAGTAGGTGCCCTGATGATTTCAGTGCCCGCCCTACTGGGCTACCTTCAGGAGGTTTGCCGGGCACGGCTGCCTGAGTCCGAGCTGATGCGGAGGAAGTATCATAGCGTGAGGCAGGAGGACCTGCAGAGAGTTCGCCTGTCTCGTCCCGAGGCCGTGGCTGAGGTGAAGAGCTTGTGAGTATGGAAGAGAGGCCAGGGAGGTGGGGGAACAGTAACAGCAGCCATGACACTAAGTGCTAGCTTTGTGTGCCAGACATTATATTAGGCAAACCagttatttcatttaaccttttTAACAGTTCTGGGAGGTAGCTAATATTAACATCTTCCATTTATGGGTAAAGAAAAAGGCTGACTTACTTAGCTAGAAAGTGGCCAAGCTGGGATGAGAATCTAGATCTAGCTGTTTTCACAGCTCCTGTTCTTTCTGCTGGAGAGACAGTTTAGGGTCTTGATTAAGCATGTGCATGTATAAgccactgcctgggttcaaatcccagctctcccATTTACTTTCTGTGTAGCattgggcaagttgcttagcctctctgtgtctcaggtttctcatctgttaaaatgGAATGATAACAGGGCTTACTCACAAGGTGGTTGTGAAGATTGAACAGGTGTCTGGTACCGGGGAAGTGTTGCGTAGATACTAGTTATCGCTATACTGTGGAGAAACTTCCTAAACATGACAGAGCTGGTACTTCCGAGGAAGCATTTTAAGACTTGAAAAATACTCATCTAACAACTTCAGTAGCAGTGGGCATTTACCCCTCCCTTCCCTGGAGTGGGGTCTCTGCATTCTCTTGAGATATGCAGTAGGAgcaaaagaagttaaaaacaaatagaTGTCTGGGCCTCACCCCAGAAATTCTGAGTCAGTTTTCTGGAGTGGGGCCTGGatatgtagtttttttaaaaaagactttcttactttgaaatagtttttaatatgtatgcgtgtatacatacatatatatatatgtatatatatatatgtattttttttttttttttttttgagacggaatcttgctgtgttgcccaggctggagtgcagtggcacaatctcggctcactgcaagctctgcctcccgggttcacaccattctcctgcctcagcctcccgagtagctgggactacaggcgtccaccaccatgcccagataattttttgtgtttttagtagagacggggtttcaccgtgttagccaggatggtctcgatctcctggcctcatgatccacctgcctcggtctcccaaagtgctgggattacaggcatgagccaccgtgcccagccgtttttttgagacagagtcttgttatgtcacccaggctggaatgcagatcttggctcactgcagcctcggcctcctgtgttcaagcgattctcatgcctctgcctccagagtagctgggattacagcttctacgtccagctaatttttgtatttttcgtagagatgaggtttcatcatgttggccaacctgTTCTCGAGCttcagcctcaagtgatctgcctgcggcctcccaaagtgctgggattgcaggcatgagccaccgcacccagcctgaaatagTTTTAAACTTAAAGAAGTGCAAGAATAatacaaagaacagccttatgtcCTTTACCCAGATAgaacaattgttaacattttggcgTGTTGGCTTCGTCTGTCTCTCTacatatacatattcttttctttttcctaaaccatttgaaagtaagttgcaAACGTAACTGTTTACCCCAAATACTTCAGCAtttatttcctaagaacaaggacattctcttatATATCCACAGAACTGTAATCAAAATTAGGAAACTTAACATTGATAACTAATGTATAATTCGTAATCAGATTTTACCAGTTATATTAAtaaagttctttttcttcttttcttttcgtttttttttttttttttttttttactttttgagatggggttttgctctgttgtccgtgctggaatgcagtggcatgatcatggcttactgcagccttgacctcctggactcgagtgatcctcctgcctcagcctcctcagtagctgggaccacaggcacatgcaccatgccctgctaatttaaaaaatttttatgtagagatggggtctcactgtcttgcccagtcTGGcttcgaattcctgggctcaagcaatcttcctgcctcagcctcccaaagtgctgggactacaagtgtgcgccagTGCAGGTGGCCTAATAAAGTTCTTTGTATCAGTTTCCCTGATCTGGGATCCAACTCAGGATTATAcatcatgtttaatttttttttatgtttctttagtCTTCTTTAATGTGGAGCAGTTCCTCGGTCCTTGTTTCTTgtgacattgacatttttgaatAGTACAAGCttattattttgtagaatctCCCTCATTTTTGGATCGTTTGGTTTCTTGTGATGTGTCATGTTCAGTGCATCCGTATCAGGAGGCACACGATGTCAGGAAATACTgactttgatcacttggttaaggcaTCCGTACTGTAAATTACCATTTTACTCTTCTTTGGTAGTAATTTGaggggagatactttgagactatgtaaatatcTTGTTTCTCATCAAACATTTACCCACTGCTTTAAAAATCCATTGATGGGTCTTGCCTTAATCAGTTTATTACTATGATGGTTGCAAAGATGATCTTCTAATTattctatttgcattttttttaactgGCTTTCTACTATAAGAAAGCTCTTCCTTCTTATTTattatcagtatgaactcatagatttatattttatttgatgagTTAGAATCTAttactgtcattatttattttgatatcaaATTGTCCTAAATTTGGCCAGTAGGAGCTCTTTTGAGTTGGCTCTTGTTTGTATTGGTCCCTGTCAATTTTGAGTGCTTCCTTACTTTATGGTACAACAGGATGGTCAAATTCATCTTATACTTCCCTGCCGCAGCCCTGAAATCAGCTTGTCTCCAGGTTTCCTGGTTTGCCTTCGGAAACCCAGATCTAGGTTCAGATTGTGCTCATGGCTTCTGTGGTTCAtccatgtttaaaaaaacaacagcCAGAACTCCCCAAGTGAGTCTGTTTGACATCCTAGGTGGAGAATATCATGCCATTTTTTCTGACAGCTGCTGTGTACCTGTGAGGTGGGTCCTctgatcctcattttatagatacagAAGCTACAGCCCTGGAGAAGTTCAGTAGCCTGCCTGACATCAACAGCTAGGAAGAGACCAAAGAAGGAACATTTATACTGTTTCCACCTCAGCAAGAGGCTCCAAAAAGGGGACTGAAATGTAGCTCGGGTGGCTTAGCCAGGCCCGTTTCTCCCATGCTGTCTCAACCCCTTTCTCTTTAAGCATATGGTGAGTGTGTTTAGAGAGATTGACCATCCCTAGCCAACTGTACCTGCAAGGCCCCAGGCTCCACTTCCCAGGGTTTCTGTCCTGCCCACTCACCAAAGCCCCTGTGTCTGTAGCTTGATCCAGCTGGAGGCCTTCCTGAGCCGCCTGTGCTGCACCTGTGAAGCTGCCTACCGTGTGCTGCACTGGGAGAACCCCGTCGTGTCCTCACAGTGAGTGACCCCTCCTCTCCCACCACTACCCTGTTGGAATTTGCAGCTTGAGCCTGAGCAAAGCCAGCTGCCTTGAGAGGACCTCTGCCCCTCCTACCTCAGGGGAAGAGCTCGCCTCCTGGGCTCTTGTGTGTGTATCTGCGCATATGCTTGTGGGCTCTAATGTAGGCTTTTGTTTAGATGCTTTCTTTTATGtgtggtaaaaatattttaataatagaaaaataactcaCCATATAATCCACTGTGCAGCCCAATCTCATATTTGTTTTGCTTGCTAGAATTTGTCATATGCATCTACTTTATGGATGTATAATTTCGTAGCgtatgtttgatttttcttttgttttccacttaTTATATTAAAGATGATTTTCTTTGTTGCTATATAGCCTTtggaattatttataataccaGATTAATATAGATGGCAAATATAATTTATGGAACCATTCTGTTATAGATTTAATCAATTTCTCTTTACTAACCCCATGGTAAACATTTTTATGGATTTAGCTTTAATCTGTTAGAAaatttttcttagaataaattcaAGGATGAAACTACCATATCAAACAGAATGGGTGTTTTTGAGGCTCTTTAATGTGAATAATAGTGATAACTAATGTTTGTTGTCTTCACctggtgccaggcactgctcaaCACGTCCTCTGTGTTATCTCACTCTTACAGTAACTCCATTAGGTAGGCACTATTTCAGTCCCCATCTTACACAGGAAGGGAGCCGTGCCCAGAGAACCAAGAGACTTCTCAGAAtgagaagtggcagagctggattcAATCCCAGTCTGTCTTACTCTAGACTTCAGAGTCTAGACCTTGAGGAGTGATCATGGTTGAACCAGTTCATGTGCCCCCAGCTGACACCACCTCGGCCTCACCAGCATTAGATGTTTGCACCGGTGACTTGTAGTTCTCAGTCTTCATCGCCATTTTCCACTGGTTTGATGAGCGGGTCTTGTCAGTTTATTAATGTGCCCAGAGCTGTGTCTCACCTGGACCCCACTGTGGGTTTGCTCCAAACCCATCTCCTTCTGCTATTACGAATTTCTGATCTTGTGGTTCTTCCCTGTCATCCAGGTTCTATGGGGCTCTTCTGGGCACGGTCTGCATGCTGTATTTGCTGCCACTCTGCTGGGTCCTCACCCTTTTAAACAGCACCCTCTTTCTGGGGAATGTGGAATTCTTCCGAGGTAAGCCCTGGAGGGCCTGACAGGGACGGGGCCCAGGCTGGCTCTGATGGCTAGGCTAGGCTCCGCAGTTCTGTCTCTATAGCTAATTATCAGTTTGCTGTGCTTCCACAGGGGGCAGCACCACACTAGGGTCCTCTCTCATGGGCTCTGTGTCTCTGAGATGTTAGATGAAGCTGGAATCTCACCAGGGGAGGCTGCTACCATTAGGCTCccatctcccctcccttcccaaggcagatgaatcactgCTTATATGATATGATGGCTTCTGGAAGATGAGGGAAGGATGTTTTCCCAAAGCTGCCACCCATCCCCTGGGGTGCAGCCACCTGGAGTTGCTACCACATGTTCTGTGTGATCCCAGAGTACCCGTCTGTTGTCTGGCTTCTAAAGCGCTGAAGCAGTCTGGAGAGGCACTGAGTCACAGAGGCCTGAATCTGTACCTATGTTTGGGTGGTTGCTGTATTTGTTTCCTCCCTGTGGTAGAGTAATTAATTACAGAAGCCATGATTTATTGACCATTTACTACATTTAATCTCTGTAGCCGTCTGGGGCAGGTGGTGGTATCTAAGTTTTGTTGAAGAGGCTCAGGTTAGGTGACTTGCTCAGAGTTAGGAGGGCGAGTCTTTCCCGtagcagagggaggagaggccAGCCAGCCGCAGAAGTGGGTACCCCCAAAGTGCCACTCATGGTGTCTCATTTTTGCCTCCTACCCTGTTCTCCGTTCCCTGGGTAGTTGTGTCTGAGTACAGGGCATCTCTGCAGCAGAGGATGAACCCAAAGCAGGAAGAGCATGCCTTTGAGAGCCCTCCACCACCAGATGTTGGGGGGAAGGGTGGTCCGCTGGACAGCACGCCTGCCCTCACACCCACGGAGGTAAGTGCCACTGTCAGGGCAGAGCCTGCTGTGGCAGCTTGTGGGCCCCCCTGTTATCAGCTTGTTTATGGCTCCTGGGCTGGCCTCTGTTGTAGTTCCTGCTGTTTCCCAGGCCTTATCTCCCCTGAagtgtttaataataataattgcaataaaaacaGCTACTCCGTGCTTCATTGAGTGCTTACCCTGTGTCAGATGCTGCTCCAAGTGCTTTATAGATAGACAGTCACGTCATGGAGTGCAGGTTcgttctttctccttttctttcttttttttttttttgttttaattttttttgagatagggtctccctctgtcacccaggctagagtgcagtggggcaatcacggctcactacaacctccacctcctgggctccggcagtcctcccgtctcagcctcttgggtagctgggatgcaggcatgtgccatcatgcccagctaatttttttgtatttttagtagagatgaggttttgctatgttgcccaggctggtctcaaactcctgggctcaagtgatgtgcctgtcttggcctcccaaagtggtgggattacaggcgtgagccaccacaccaggctggtGTCTAAGACCCCAGCCCTGTGGTTCTAGAGCTCATGCCCTCAACCACTGTGTGATGCGGCCACTGTAGGGCCAGCCATGCTTGTGCTTCCATCTCCCTCACCCTGCCAGGCTAGAGGTTGCTCCTTCCtgtgatttccttctttcttgcagTTGTGCCATTTCCTGGTGTTTTGGGTAGCGTAGATGCTGGCTTGGGGAGGTGGTCCTCTGCCTTAGGGAGCAACACTGCCATCCTTCTCCTTCTGTCATAGAGTCTCTCTTCCCAGGACCTCACACCGGGCAGcgtggaggaggctgaggaggctgagccagaTGAGGAGTTTAAAGATGCGATTGAGGTGGGTGGCCCTTCCCCAGCATCCTCTATTGAGCAGGCCAAAAATTGGGTGGTCCTggagctgttttttgtttttgtttttcaatgtcCAAGTGAGAAGCTAAAACTTGCTGTGAGCTAGAACTGGTTGAAAGGGTGCTACTGAACCCCTCCCCGCTCCTGTTTCTTGTTGAGCCAGCTGTCCTGGGTGCCCAGGGCAAGAGTGGCTCTGGAAGTCTCTGGGTAATGCCCTACTCGGGGAGCAGGATGATTTCTGGCCTTTGCTGGAAACCGTGAGCTTGGTGCCTTTGATATAGGAAAGGCAGCTTTTGAGGAGGCTGCTGCCCTGGGTCTCCGCTCTTCTGCAGAGTGAGTTCCATAAGATGTCCCTTTGccgggcagggaggggaggttgGAGAAAGTAGTTGCGTGGCCAGCTGCTAGGTCGGGGAAGTTAAACAGCCTTCTTGATTTTAGGATGGTGATTCAGACTGGTAGTTTGCAGAAGTTGTTTTATTTGGCATGcaaagtttcaaaataattttttgagccAACGTTTAAATATGGAGAGATTTTTGTTAGAACTGCAGGTTTCCAGTTTCTCTGGCAGCCCTGAGTATGCAGCAGTAGGTGTTGCTAAGGAGCTGCTGTCCCTTATACGCAGGTCACATGTGGCTACAGGTGGTCTTCAACACCCCTGCTGTATCTTGTCGCTGAGATCAAGTGGCAGTTGCCATTTGTCACATTtgcgtttttgtttttcttagagtaggatataatttctctttatttatttctctttgtaaagTGGGAAATTGAGATATAAGAAAAACACCTCATGGATTTCCACTAGGCCTGTGATTTACCCCAGCTCACCTCAATCATACATCAGCCCAGGCCATGCAGGCATTTGGCTTTCTGATGGCTAAAAGGTTGCTCCAAAACTTTGATATATGATTATAGACCGTGAATCTTGGTGGAGGGAATATGTAGAGCAGGGGTTTTCAAGCATTTTTGTTCATGACCTGTGGTAAGGAACACATTTTGCATCTTGACCCAGTTCACACTTAGgtctataaaatatgtaaaacctAAGTGAAACAAAAGTTtcctgaaaatacattttaagggatattttctttccttttttgttctaCTCAAAGACCTACTAAATTAATATCACCCAGTTTGAGAAACAGTAGTACCCagctttctccaaggctgttcgATGCTGGGATCCTCTTTTGGCGGGGGGTGTCTGTCAACGTAACCATTTGGGAAGTGCGCAGAGCTCAGAGCAGTGCTTCCATGCTTCCCTCTGCTTGGGGGCCCCTCCAGGCAGCTTCTTTCTTCTTgctatctttttctctctgttttctctcctcttccccgcaccttgggaggcaggagacccACTTGGTGGTGCTGGTAAGTGGAAGccttggtgggggcaggggctgggctggggtgggtAGCTGAACCGGCTGCTGCGACACCTCGTGGGGGCTGCTGTGCCGGATGCCTCTGCACACAGGTCCCGCAGCCTTGCAAGAGGTGGGCAGGACTGGAAGGAGCTGTTCCCGCAGGAGGATGATGAGGGTGTCCCGTGCCCAGCAGAGGACGAGCTGGCCCTGCAGGACAACGGGTTCCTGAGTAAGAATGAGGTGCTGCGCAGCAAGGTGTCTCGGCTCACGGAGCGGCTCCGCAAGCGCTACCCCACCAACAACTTCGGTTCGGCCAGGGCACAGGGCTGGGCTGGCGGGGGAGTAGGGTGGGACTGCTGGGACTCGGCGGGGGAACACCCAGCCACCGGGGCAGAGTCTCAGAACTGTGGGTATTGACTTGTGACAAAAGCAAGGAGTGAAGGTGTGTCCACGGGACCCTGGGGCGCTAGCAGATGCCCGGCAGGACTGTTGAGGGAGTGGGTGTGGGTTCCTTCTTATCCCTCTGTCCTGATTGGACATTCACTTGTGGGAAGACAAGGAACTCAGTTTGGGAAATGCCATCCCAGGACTGCAGAGAACCGTAATCCTGACAGAACTTCAGAAGGCAGTGTAGCATGATGGCGAGGAACAGAGTGGAGTCTCACCGCTTGCTGCAAATCCCAGCTCAGCCAGGTGTCCTTGAGCAAATTATTTTacaccctgtgcctcagtttccccttctgtaaaagGGGGATCATCATTCtgacctcatagggttgttacaGGTCTCATGTCAAATGAGACAGTAGTACTTATGAAGGGCACAGTGCTGGTTGGTTCATAGTGAGTAGTGGGTGCGGTTAATGTGGGAGGCCCTGGCCCACCCCGTAGGTTCCTAGGATCCTGTCTTGGTCTTTCTGATCCAACTGGAAGCAAGTTGAAGCAAACATTGTTTCTCTGGACATGATAAGAGCCCTGAGTTCACCTCTTCCCAGTCAGTCCTTATTTTACTGAGGGTTGGGGAGAGCGGTCAAGGAAGGCAGCTTTGGAGAAGGGTGGACTTGATGGTTAGCACAGCTTGGAGACCTGGGTTAGATCAGCAGTGTTGGGAGCTGAGCCACGTGACAATTGTGGAGGAAACCTAGAGTAGCTAGGTTGACCTGGGAGCAGCTTGCTCCTGAGGAAGGGCCCTCCTGCCTGCTGTCAGATGGGAGCAGGGGAAGGGGGCAGTACTGTGGGTTCTGGTGTCGAGTTCTAGGGTCTGTGCCCTGGAAGAAGCTTATGGAGTTTATCTTGAGGAATTTAACTCAGGGCCCCCCAGGGTCCTGCCTTCCTACCCCCGCAGCAACCAGCGCAGTTGTTTTCTCAGGATTAGATGTCCTGGACAGGCTCTTTCCTTCTGCTGTGTGAATGTCCCCCAGTTATTcaagatctctttctttttttttgagacaaggtctcaactgtgtctcccaggctggagtgcagtggcatgatgacagctcactgcagcctcgacttcctgggctcgagtgatcctcacagctcagcctcccgagtagctgggactgcaggcatgcagcaccatgcctggctaattttcgattttttttttttttgagatggagtctggctctgtcgcccaggctggagtgcagtggccggatctcagctcactacaagctccgcctcccgggtttaagccattctcctgcctcagcctctggagtagctgggactacaggcgcccaccacctcgcccggctagttttttgtactttttagtagagacggggtttcaccgtgttagccaggatggtctcgatctcctgacctcgtgatccgcccgtctcggcctcccaaagtgctgggattacaggcttgagccaccgtgcccggcctgattttttttttttctggagacggggtcttactttgttcctcaggctggtcttgaactcctgggttcaagtgatctttgtaccttggtcttccaaagtgttaggattttaagtgtgagccaccactcctggcccctttgttttatttatgctgCTGACTGACTTCTGTAGGGCATTCTGTATGTTCAGTGATCTGTTTACCCTCCATACTTGCACTTGTgtgatctcatttcatccttactGTAGGTGTGACAGGAGCAGGCAGTTCTTAAGGGCTCAGAGCAGCCAGGTTCCAGCAGTCCCCAGTAGCACTACACACAAGAAGTATTACTCTGGTCCagcaaataattttctatttctacaacTTCTAAGTAAAGGTACTtagttgttcccattttacagatgagtaaccTGAGGTAAAAACAGTGCTTTGTCCAAAGACTTTAGCCTGGAAATGGCAGAGCTGTGACTCAAATTCAGATCGTCTAATTCGGCTCTTGTGTTCTTTGTACCTCTTCATCCTCCCTCTCCATTTTCCCTTTACCCTCATGTGTGGAGTCCCTTGTTTTATGCCTGTCCCGCTTTTGCATTTGATTTTTGATTTGGATAATCTCTGCCAGCATGGGCAGAGGCCTTTTCAGTTTCCCTCAATGATAGCAAGGGCAGAAAGTGCTTCTTTTCCTAAACCCCTCTTAGCTCCTTATCCTTCAAGACCACtcacttctttcccttttctgaaaTGTTCTCAAGCTCTTTGCCCTGAGGGCAGGTGTAGCAGCTCTGCTCCTGCAGCCTCTGCTCATGGGTCTGGGTCCTGAGAACAGGGCGAGGGGAGCTGCTTTGGGGGCTATCTTTCTCCATTTCAACTGCTACAATGAAATACACTAAGCCGCGTGGCTTTTAAGTAGTGGAAatctctctcagttctggaggctggaagtccaagatcagggtgtcagcaggaTCAGGTTCTGGTGAGGTCCATTTCCATCATCATAGAcagcaccttctcactgtgtcctcacgaGAAGGTGCGAGGGTCACAGCAGTtccctggggcctcttttataagggcactaatcccattcacaagggctccaccctcatgacccagtcacctcccaggGACCCTGCCTTGGGTGTTAGGATTCCACATGTGAATGTTGGGGGACTGTAGCGGGGGCCATTCTGTTTACCCCTGCCCGTGGATGAGGGGATGCATGGGGAGAATGAGGGCAGACTGTGCAGGAGCTTCTCTGTGGCCTCCGTGTGGGAGAGGTCTTGGTGGGGAGGGCCCTCCTTTGTCCTGGAGGCTCCGTGACTGTTGCCCTGGCAGGTCCCACTGGGCCTTAGTGCCCCTGCTCTCATGGCCTCGGTGGCATCATCACATGGTGAGTGAGGATGGGTGAGTCCAGGCCGTTGCTGAGAAGGGGCAGAAAGAGTTGGTAGGTGTTGGAAGGGAACATCACCTGACTGAGGTGCTGTCAGTGCCCAGAGCCCTCCCTGGCTCTGGCCTGTGTGTGGGTTCACAGCTGTCTTACCAGCCCACTTGGCTGTCCTGGGCTGCTTGGCCCTGGCAATCCCATTCAGTTCAGAGGAGCCCTTGGGCACAGGCCAGTGTCAGTCTTTGAGTAGCTCCTTTTGCCTGTCCCATTCACCTGCCTCCCTTGTTaaggagaggctggggcaggctggCTTCCCCAAATTCTTAGTGTAGGGACAGAATCTCGGAGCAGCCAGTTTCCTGGTTTGGCACCAGCAGCAGGCTTGTTCTTCTCTTTCCCTGGCTGATTGACAGAGTGGGCATTTACCTGAAGCGCTTTGGCCTCAGATTTCCCCTGGCTCTAACTCAGGTCTTCCTTTCCCTGAACCTAGGGAGTCTCCTTTAGCAAGAACTTCAGGTGATTTTGGCTGGACAGAGGAAGGGACCCCGTGTAGCCGTCAATAAAGCTTTGGGGCCTTTGTGTGAAAGTGAGGCATGGTGCTCTGTACCTGCCCAGACAGGTGGTCCGGCTGGGTCACAGCAGGACTATGGGCCCCACATCCCAGAAACCTCCTCCTTCCCTGTCTTTCCTCTCCCTTTACACCCTATTGTTGTCTTCTAGCCATTTTCTAAGCTGCCGTTGCCCCTCCACTGTTGCCGGGCACTTGGCCATCCTGGCATCTCTGGTGGTTTAGGCAGGACCTCGCCTTGTCTGCGTCCCCCCATGCCACTCACTGCCTACCACAATTGAGCATTCTACCCTTCCTGTCTTCTCGGAATATGCCTGGCTCTCAGCTTCTCTCCTACAGTCTTCAGAGGACAGAAAGCAGGAGTTTGGGTTTTTAGGAGGAGTTTCTGTCTTTAGCCTGTGGGTGGAGTATTTGTAAGGCGTTGCTCTGGAAAGGGTCGTGTTAGGCAGGTGTCATTTGGGAATGCCTGTGGTCAGGTCCCTGCCAGCTTAACTGGCTTTCCAGGAGTGGATTCTGCTGGGTGCTCCTTGAGTTCTGTTGAACCTGCAGGTGGGGCCACTCAGCTCTGGAAGGGTTCAGGGACTGGTACCTATGTATGGCTGGAGACATCAGTTCTCAGGGGCTATCAGTGTTCTTAGTTTGAGTCCTTCTTTCTGGCTCTGAATCTGGCCTTGCTCCCTGGCTCACTGTGTCCAACCAAGGAGGCTGGGCAGGTGTCCTGAGTATCCCATTTAGAAGCGCCAGGAGCAGGTGAGCGTGAGAGTCCTGGGATGGGCGGGGACTGAGCTGCTGCTTCTGTTTCTCAGGGAACTGTACGGGCTGCTCGGCCACCTTCTCAGTGCTGAAGAAGAGGGTGAGTGTGAGGTTGCATTTGTTGGGGACAGTGTCCTTGGGACTGTCGGGTGGGGAGGAGTTGAGGGGAGTCACTGAGGAAGTCTGGCTCG encodes the following:
- the ZFYVE27 gene encoding protrudin isoform X19; translation: MQVMVFDTCSGAWYSVGALMISVPALLGYLQEVCRARLPESELMRRKYHSVRQEDLQRVRLSRPEAVAEVKSFLIQLEAFLSRLCCTCEAAYRVLHWENPVVSSQFYGALLGTVCMLYLLPLCWVLTLLNSTLFLGNVEFFRVVSEYRASLQQRMNPKQEEHAFESPPPPDVGGKGGPLDSTPALTPTESLSSQDLTPGSVEEAEEAEPDEEFKDAIEEDDEGVPCPAEDELALQDNGFLSKNEVLRSKVSRLTERLRKRYPTNNFGNCTGCSATFSVLKKRRSCSNCGNSFCSRCCSFKVPRSSMGATAPEAQRETVFVCASCNQTLSK
- the ZFYVE27 gene encoding protrudin isoform X18, whose protein sequence is MQVMVFDTCSGAWYSVGALMISVPALLGYLQEVCRARLPESELMRRKYHSVRQEDLQRVRLSRPEAVAEVKSFLIQLEAFLSRLCCTCEAAYRVLHWENPVVSSQFYGALLGTVCMLYLLPLCWVLTLLNSTLFLGNVEFFRVVSEYRASLQQRMNPKQEEHAFESPPPPDVGGKGGPLDSTPALTPTEDLTPGSVEEAEEAEPDEEFKDAIEETHLVVLEDDEGVPCPAEDELALQDNGFLSKNEVLRSKVSRLTERLRKRYPTNNFGNCTGCSATFSVLKKRRSCSNCGNSFCSRCCSFKVPRSSMGATAPEAQRETVFVCASCNQTLSK
- the ZFYVE27 gene encoding protrudin isoform X16, translated to MQVMVFDTCSGAWYSVGALMISVPALLGYLQEVCRARLPESELMRRKYHSVRQEDLQRVRLSRPEAVAEVKSFLIQLEAFLSRLCCTCEAAYRVLHWENPVVSSQFYGALLGTVCMLYLLPLCWVLTLLNSTLFLGNVEFFRVVSEYRASLQQRMNPKQEEHAFESPPPPDVGGKGGPLDSTPALTPTESLSSQDLTPGSVEEAEEAEPDEEFKDAIEETHLVVLEDDEGVPCPAEDELALQDNGFLSKNEVLRSKVSRLTERLRKRYPTNNFGNCTGCSATFSVLKKRRSCSNCGNSFCSRCCSFKVPRSSMGATAPEAQRETVFVCASCNQTLSK
- the ZFYVE27 gene encoding protrudin isoform X13, with product MPLCSLLTCLGLNILFLTLNEGAWYSVGALMISVPALLGYLQEVCRARLPESELMRRKYHSVRQEDLQRVRLSRPEAVAEVKSFLIQLEAFLSRLCCTCEAAYRVLHWENPVVSSQFYGALLGTVCMLYLLPLCWVLTLLNSTLFLGNVEFFRVVSEYRASLQQRMNPKQEEHAFESPPPPDVGGKGGPLDSTPALTPTESLSSQDLTPGSVEEAEEAEPDEEFKDAIEETHLVVLEDDEGVPCPAEDELALQDNGFLSKNEVLRSKVSRLTERLRKRYPTNNFGNCTGCSATFSVLKKRRSCSNCGNSFCSRCCSFKVPRSSMGATAPEAQRETVFVCASCNQTLSK
- the ZFYVE27 gene encoding protrudin isoform X3, translating into MQTSEREGSGPELSPSVMPEAPLESPPFPTKSPAFDLFNLVLSYKRLEIYLEPLKDAGDGVRYLLRWQMPLCSLLTCLGLNILFLTLNEGAWYSVGALMISVPALLGYLQEVCRARLPESELMRRKYHSVRQEDLQRVRLSRPEAVAEVKSFLIQLEAFLSRLCCTCEAAYRVLHWENPVVSSQFYGALLGTVCMLYLLPLCWVLTLLNSTLFLGNVEFFRVVSEYRASLQQRMNPKQEEHAFESPPPPDVGGKGGPLDSTPALTPTESLSSQDLTPGSVEEAEEAEPDEEFKDAIEEDDEGVPCPAEDELALQDNGFLSKNEVLRSKVSRLTERLRKRYPTNNFGNCTGCSATFSVLKKRRSCSNCGNSFCSRCCSFKVPRSSMGATAPEAQRETVFVCASCNQTLSK
- the ZFYVE27 gene encoding protrudin isoform X4 translates to MQTSEREGSGPELSPSVMPEAPLESPPFPTKSPAFDLFNLVLSYKRLEIYLEPLKDAGDGVRYLLRWQMPLCSLLTCLGLNILFLTLNEGAWYSVGALMISVPALLGYLQEVCRARLPESELMRRKYHSVRQEDLQRVRLSRPEAVAEVKSFLIQLEAFLSRLCCTCEAAYRVLHWENPVVSSQFYGALLGTVCMLYLLPLCWVLTLLNSTLFLGNVEFFRVVSEYRASLQQRMNPKQEEHAFESPPPPDVGGKGGPLDSTPALTPTEDLTPGSVEEAEEAEPDEEFKDAIEEDDEGVPCPAEDELALQDNGFLSKNEVLRSKVSRLTERLRKRYPTNNFGNCTGCSATFSVLKKRRSCSNCGNSFCSRCCSFKVPRSSMGATAPEAQRETVFVCASCNQTLSK
- the ZFYVE27 gene encoding protrudin isoform X20 yields the protein MQVMVFDTCSGAWYSVGALMISVPALLGYLQEVCRARLPESELMRRKYHSVRQEDLQRVRLSRPEAVAEVKSFLIQLEAFLSRLCCTCEAAYRVLHWENPVVSSQFYGALLGTVCMLYLLPLCWVLTLLNSTLFLGNVEFFRVVSEYRASLQQRMNPKQEEHAFESPPPPDVGGKGGPLDSTPALTPTEDLTPGSVEEAEEAEPDEEFKDAIEEDDEGVPCPAEDELALQDNGFLSKNEVLRSKVSRLTERLRKRYPTNNFGNCTGCSATFSVLKKRRSCSNCGNSFCSRCCSFKVPRSSMGATAPEAQRETVFVCASCNQTLSK